From a single Bemisia tabaci chromosome 10, PGI_BMITA_v3 genomic region:
- the LOC140225612 gene encoding uncharacterized protein translates to MSVLSGLVSLSSLAEQRATRKKDLLRNNVIGIAVVQFVFSSATWWYLRRLFSCNYLTSTIATNMETGFIDDVEISRAKVDPDILAKIQTIVANATSPGTPINASETTDENLMDPNLSYTIISLVYLFLGTCCLSSFFLAIGSYLESQIAVLFLLLTSGTSLLISCFVALFAVAIIRSYLLKVGACVGVFGVMCWAFLIYTRVSDYYFLLRRKETRATHLDEESPRFIHYG, encoded by the exons ATGAGTGTGCTGAGCGGGCTAGTGTCACTATCCTCATTGGCTGAGCAGAGAGCCACTCGAAAAAAGGATCTCCTGCGTAATAATGTCATTGGCATCGCTGTTGTGCAGTtc GTCTTCTCCTCGGCAACTTGGTGGTATCTCCGTCGCTTGTTTTCGTGCAATTACCTCACGTCGACAATCGCTACCAACATGGAGACTGGTTTCATAGACGATGTAGAAATCAGCCGTGCTAAGGTGGATCCAGACATTCTCGCAAAAATTCAGACCATCGTCGCGAACGCGACTTCACCAGGCACTCCAATCAACGCCTCAGAGACCACTGACGAAAACCTCATGGATCCCAATCTCAGTT ATACGATTATATCACTTGTATATTTATTCCTTGGAACATGCTGTCTGTCCAGTTTCTTCCTAGCAATCGGTTCATACTTG gaaagtcaGATAGCCGTTCTATTTCTACTCCTTACGTCAGGAACTAGCCTTCTGATATCATGCTTTGTAGCTTTGTTTGCTGTCGCTATAATTCGATCATACTTGTTGAAAGTTGGAGCCTGTGTAGGCGTATTTGGAGTCATGT GCTGGGCTTTTCTCATCTACACGCGGGTATCTGACTACTACTTCCTCCTACGAAGGAAAGAAACGCGTGCAACACATCTCGACGAGGAATCGCCGCGCTTCATTCATTATGGCTAG